The Niallia alba genome includes a window with the following:
- a CDS encoding ArsR/SmtB family transcription factor, which yields MSKKDTCEIYCYDEEKVNRVQEEIEKADISNISKVFKVIGDENRTKIAYALCQEDELCVCDVANILGTSVATASHHLRTLHKLSILRHRKEGKLAFYSLDDDHIKQLILIALEHNQEVKAHV from the coding sequence GTGAGTAAAAAAGATACATGTGAAATTTATTGCTACGATGAAGAGAAAGTAAATCGAGTTCAAGAGGAAATCGAGAAGGCAGATATCAGTAATATTTCCAAAGTATTTAAAGTAATAGGTGATGAAAATCGTACTAAGATTGCGTATGCTCTTTGTCAAGAAGATGAACTATGTGTTTGTGATGTTGCCAATATCTTAGGTACATCTGTAGCGACAGCCTCCCATCATCTTCGTACTCTTCATAAACTTTCTATATTAAGGCATCGAAAAGAAGGGAAATTGGCTTTTTATTCATTAGACGATGACCATATTAAACAGTTAATCCTTATTGCATTGGAACATAATCAGGAGGTGAAAGCACATGTCTGA
- the merT gene encoding mercuric transport protein MerT produces the protein MKEKVSQVATLFSGFLMAGCCLGPVILIPLGLTGFAGGLAIYATKYQTMLITVTLVLLAYSFYLIYGRKCKKKSSIIGLWITTVLVFGMFVYTLISKGYL, from the coding sequence ATGAAAGAGAAAGTTTCACAAGTAGCAACACTATTTTCTGGATTTCTGATGGCAGGTTGTTGTTTAGGACCTGTAATTTTGATTCCTCTTGGTTTAACAGGTTTTGCTGGAGGATTAGCAATTTATGCAACGAAATATCAAACGATGCTAATAACGGTTACGTTGGTTTTATTAGCTTACTCATTTTATTTGATTTATGGGCGAAAGTGTAAAAAGAAAAGTTCTATTATTGGATTATGGATTACAACGGTTTTGGTATTTGGGATGTTTGTTTATACGCTAATTTCCAAAGGGTACTTGTAG
- the merF gene encoding mercury resistance system transport protein MerF, translating to MKHKKSFIVGMVGIFVVLLCCATPILVILLSAIGLGAITGYLDYILIPVLAIFLALTLYSYNKLNKSNSKNDSCCS from the coding sequence ATGAAACATAAAAAGAGCTTTATTGTAGGAATGGTAGGGATATTTGTTGTTCTACTATGTTGTGCTACACCTATATTAGTTATTTTATTAAGTGCTATTGGATTAGGGGCGATAACTGGCTATTTAGATTATATTCTAATTCCAGTTTTAGCAATTTTTCTTGCCTTAACTCTCTACTCTTATAATAAGTTGAATAAATCGAATTCTAAGAATGATTCTTGTTGCTCTTAA
- a CDS encoding YnfA family protein has protein sequence MFYTIALFLFAGIAEIGGGYLIWLWLREGKPFYWGIFGGVALALYGVIATFQTFPSFGRVYAAYGGVFIILSVLWGWGIDKKTPDLYDWVGAGICLVGVSVMLFAPRQ, from the coding sequence TTGTTTTATACAATCGCATTATTTCTGTTTGCAGGAATTGCTGAGATTGGAGGAGGTTATCTTATTTGGCTGTGGCTAAGGGAAGGTAAGCCGTTTTATTGGGGTATATTTGGAGGTGTTGCATTAGCTTTATACGGTGTTATTGCTACATTTCAAACCTTTCCATCGTTTGGAAGAGTCTATGCGGCCTATGGAGGAGTATTTATAATACTTTCCGTATTATGGGGATGGGGTATTGATAAAAAGACACCAGATTTATATGACTGGGTGGGTGCAGGTATATGTTTAGTTGGTGTTTCAGTGATGTTGTTTGCACCACGCCAATAA
- a CDS encoding heavy-metal-associated domain-containing protein translates to MRVQQVLAIILLLFLLFLSACSNEKEIQTITSNNSNSVSFTVTDMYCASCPFVVESAINKVDGVNNVIIETKGTEGTVTVSYDDVKTDIKIIQESVLDLGYGVK, encoded by the coding sequence GTGCGGGTTCAACAGGTTTTAGCCATCATTTTATTGTTGTTTTTACTTTTTCTTTCTGCGTGTAGTAATGAAAAAGAGATACAAACTATTACAAGTAATAATAGTAACTCCGTATCGTTTACAGTAACAGATATGTATTGTGCAAGTTGTCCATTTGTCGTAGAAAGTGCGATAAATAAAGTGGATGGGGTAAATAATGTAATTATTGAAACAAAAGGAACAGAGGGAACTGTAACGGTTTCTTATGATGATGTAAAAACAGATATTAAAATCATTCAAGAGTCCGTTTTGGATTTAGGTTACGGTGTAAAATAA
- a CDS encoding Mu transposase C-terminal domain-containing protein produces the protein MFVVNNLISYTSSENEKVIERVLWLNKAHNYGYFFNVYSTALPYEKSISEVDEGFNNGSIVLVEKDPFSRLINENNISEKHLSLRDNAWEIIKDIVKLEPFVYHSEERRKLILKRCEAHNIHESTVIRYLKKYWQRGKTKNALLPDYYLCGGKGKEKKASEVKRGRPRKHGQITGEGINIDENIKRIFRSAINKHYLSSAEKSLALTYELMLKEHFSLDSKVKGNVEIPVIKTYGELPTLNQFRYWFEKQRDIKKEISQRKGRKKYEQNHRAIIGESTTEALGPGAIYQIDATVGDLYLLSRFNREWIIGRPVIYSVMDVYSRMIVGLYIGLEGPSWAGAMMALANAASDKVNFCRDFGIEIEKHEWPVEHLPESILADRGELEGSKVDPLINNFGIRILNTPSYRADLKGIIEQHFRVTNSRTKAFLPGAVKPIKERGDRDYRLEAQLDIYQFTQVIIKCVLYHNNHHYLTNYQREEMMVEDGIESIPIRLWEWGINNKSGKLRHASEDIVKLNLMPTGKATVTAKGIAFKGLLYGSKQSLKDRWFEQARNRGTWKIDISYDPRNMDYIYIRDENGLSFDKCFLLEHQQRYRGKVVEEIDYLLEYEKVKEKQYKEKTIQEKVDLNTEIEEIVKQAKQETSQEQTDVISKRSRIGNIRQNRAVEKMIQREEEAFELDRSNIENSKVVPFNLSESKEFMGDTGFDLLLRKQKEALNKIDE, from the coding sequence ATGTTTGTAGTAAATAATCTGATTTCCTATACTTCGTCAGAAAACGAGAAAGTAATAGAAAGGGTATTATGGCTTAATAAAGCACATAATTATGGGTATTTTTTCAATGTTTACTCTACCGCTTTGCCCTATGAAAAGAGTATTTCAGAAGTTGATGAAGGGTTTAACAATGGTAGTATTGTCCTTGTTGAAAAAGACCCTTTCAGTCGACTAATAAATGAAAACAATATTTCTGAAAAACATTTATCCTTACGTGACAATGCATGGGAAATCATAAAGGATATTGTGAAATTGGAACCATTTGTTTACCACTCAGAAGAAAGAAGAAAATTAATTCTAAAAAGGTGTGAAGCCCACAATATTCATGAAAGCACTGTTATTCGCTATCTAAAGAAGTATTGGCAGCGTGGTAAAACAAAAAATGCCCTTTTACCTGACTATTACTTGTGTGGAGGGAAGGGTAAGGAAAAGAAGGCTAGTGAGGTAAAAAGAGGAAGACCAAGAAAGCATGGACAGATAACAGGCGAAGGAATAAATATAGACGAAAATATCAAAAGAATTTTTAGGTCTGCTATAAACAAACATTATCTCTCCTCTGCCGAAAAATCCTTAGCACTGACCTATGAATTAATGTTAAAAGAGCATTTTAGTCTAGATAGTAAAGTGAAAGGAAATGTGGAAATACCCGTAATTAAAACTTATGGAGAATTACCAACACTAAATCAATTTAGATATTGGTTTGAAAAGCAAAGAGACATCAAGAAAGAAATCAGCCAAAGAAAAGGCCGAAAAAAGTATGAGCAAAACCATAGAGCAATTATTGGGGAGTCAACAACAGAAGCATTAGGGCCCGGAGCAATTTATCAGATTGACGCAACTGTTGGAGATTTGTATCTGTTATCAAGGTTTAATCGTGAATGGATAATTGGACGACCTGTAATTTATTCTGTTATGGATGTTTATAGCAGAATGATAGTTGGTCTATATATTGGCTTAGAGGGTCCATCGTGGGCCGGTGCAATGATGGCTTTAGCCAACGCTGCTTCTGATAAAGTTAATTTTTGTCGTGACTTCGGAATTGAGATTGAAAAACATGAATGGCCTGTTGAACATCTTCCTGAATCCATCTTGGCTGATCGAGGAGAATTAGAGGGAAGTAAAGTTGATCCCCTAATTAATAATTTCGGAATAAGAATTCTGAATACGCCTTCTTATAGAGCAGATTTAAAAGGAATAATTGAACAACATTTTCGGGTAACCAATTCAAGAACAAAGGCATTTCTGCCGGGTGCTGTTAAGCCAATTAAAGAACGTGGGGACCGGGATTACCGTTTGGAAGCACAATTGGATATTTACCAGTTTACTCAAGTTATTATCAAATGTGTATTATACCATAATAATCACCACTATCTTACAAACTATCAACGTGAAGAAATGATGGTGGAGGATGGAATAGAGTCCATTCCAATACGGCTTTGGGAATGGGGGATAAACAACAAATCTGGAAAGTTACGTCATGCTTCGGAAGATATTGTTAAACTCAATCTCATGCCTACGGGCAAGGCTACGGTAACTGCAAAGGGAATTGCGTTTAAAGGATTGCTTTATGGTTCAAAACAGTCCCTAAAGGACAGATGGTTTGAACAGGCACGGAACAGGGGCACTTGGAAAATTGATATAAGTTATGATCCAAGAAATATGGACTATATCTATATACGGGATGAAAATGGCTTGAGTTTTGATAAATGTTTTTTATTGGAACATCAACAGCGTTATAGAGGCAAGGTAGTTGAAGAAATTGATTACTTGTTAGAATACGAAAAAGTAAAAGAAAAGCAATATAAGGAGAAAACAATACAGGAAAAAGTTGATTTAAACACTGAAATTGAAGAAATTGTAAAGCAGGCTAAACAGGAAACATCTCAAGAACAAACGGATGTAATCAGTAAAAGGAGCAGGATTGGGAATATTCGTCAAAACCGTGCTGTTGAAAAAATGATTCAACGTGAAGAAGAGGCCTTTGAGTTAGATAGAAGTAATATAGAAAACTCTAAAGTTGTTCCTTTTAATCTATCTGAAAGTAAAGAATTTATGGGGGATACAGGGTTTGATTTGTTATTGAGAAAGCAGAAGGAGGCTTTAAATAAGATAGATGAATAG
- a CDS encoding TnsA endonuclease C-terminal domain-containing protein: MSKRNHSWNENKYNRFVNEGRGQGVGKEYKPWLTIQDFPSMGRVSRILGWKSGRIHHLFSDLQARYFYMLEWEDTVTDIREHFPLLDLEDTVQQKKDLDFKLFTDKESGYAYTLSTNFLITIKKANGDNLYLARSIKMASELEKKKTLERLEIERRYWTGKGIDWGIVTQKEISTVFTKNIEWVHSCLYSYVERGFTQDELIYLSNSLIERLIDTKQSIRKVTADFDKEFNYDSGTGLFVFKFLIASKQIGIDMTKQIDLNLSNSTIEVKPRITHEEARRRCL; the protein is encoded by the coding sequence ATGTCTAAACGTAACCATTCTTGGAATGAGAATAAGTATAACCGTTTTGTTAATGAGGGGCGAGGACAGGGAGTAGGTAAAGAATATAAACCGTGGTTAACTATTCAGGATTTTCCTTCTATGGGGAGAGTATCACGAATACTAGGATGGAAGAGTGGAAGAATACATCACCTATTTTCTGATTTGCAGGCTCGCTATTTTTATATGTTGGAATGGGAAGATACAGTTACGGACATACGGGAGCACTTCCCCCTATTGGACCTTGAGGATACTGTACAACAAAAAAAGGACTTAGATTTTAAACTATTTACAGATAAAGAAAGTGGATATGCGTATACTTTAAGCACCAATTTTTTAATCACGATAAAGAAAGCAAATGGTGATAATTTGTATTTGGCAAGAAGTATAAAAATGGCTTCCGAACTTGAGAAGAAAAAGACTTTGGAAAGATTGGAGATTGAGCGCCGATATTGGACGGGAAAAGGTATTGACTGGGGAATCGTTACCCAAAAAGAAATTTCAACTGTTTTTACCAAAAATATTGAATGGGTACATTCATGTTTATATTCATATGTTGAAAGGGGTTTTACGCAAGATGAACTAATTTACTTAAGTAACTCTTTAATAGAAAGGTTAATAGATACCAAGCAGTCCATTAGAAAGGTTACTGCCGACTTTGACAAAGAATTCAACTATGATTCGGGAACAGGGTTGTTTGTGTTTAAGTTTTTAATTGCTTCAAAACAGATTGGGATAGATATGACAAAGCAAATTGACTTAAATCTTTCCAATTCGACAATTGAAGTAAAACCACGAATTACACATGAGGAGGCAAGGAGAAGATGTTTGTAG
- a CDS encoding heavy metal translocating P-type ATPase, with amino-acid sequence MSEQQQTKTYRVQGFTCANCASIFENNVKALEGVQDAKVNFGASKVDVIGNATIEELEKAGAFENLKIRNEREQVVKQESFWKQKENIKVYISAVLLLISWMMTKQYGEESLIPTIGYALSILIGGYSLFIKGLKNLVHLKFDMNTLMTVAILGASAIGEWGEGATVVILFAVSEALERYSMDKARNSIQSLMDIAPKEALIRRGNKEITVQVDDIQIDDIMIVKPGQKLAMDGIVVKGTSTINQAAITGESVPVVKKVNEEVYAGTLNEEGLLEVKVTKRVEDTTLSKIIHMVEEAQVEKAPSQAFVDKFAKYYTPGIIIIALLLAVVPPLFLNGDWQEWIYRGLAVLVVGCPCALVISTPVSIVTAIGNGAKNGVLIKGGIHLEETGALKVIAFDKTGTLTKGLPSVTDIVAFNEEEQKIMTITSAIEKGSQHPLASAIIRKAEADNLPYKDVNIENFQSITGKGVKADIDGTTYYVGSPNLFEELYSIEKNIKQQITNMQEQGKTVMVLGTSKEIMSLIAVADEVRESSKEAIRKLHQIGIEKTVMLTGDNEGTAKAIGKEVGVMEIQAELLPEDKLVYIKQLRSKYDKVAMVGDGVNDAPALASATVGIAMGGAGTDTALETADIALMSDDLSKLPYTIKLSRKALAIIKQNITFSLGIKLLALVLIVPGWLTLWLAIFADMGATLIVTLNSLRLLKVKE; translated from the coding sequence ATGTCTGAACAACAACAAACGAAAACTTATAGAGTACAAGGTTTTACTTGTGCAAATTGTGCATCAATATTTGAAAACAACGTCAAAGCACTTGAAGGAGTTCAAGATGCGAAAGTAAATTTTGGTGCATCGAAAGTTGATGTTATTGGAAATGCAACTATTGAAGAGTTAGAAAAAGCAGGGGCATTTGAAAATTTAAAGATAAGAAATGAAAGAGAGCAAGTTGTTAAGCAAGAATCTTTTTGGAAACAAAAAGAAAATATAAAAGTATATATATCAGCAGTCTTACTATTGATAAGTTGGATGATGACCAAACAATATGGTGAGGAAAGTCTAATTCCGACTATAGGCTATGCACTTTCTATTTTGATTGGTGGCTATTCCCTATTTATCAAAGGACTTAAAAATTTAGTTCATTTAAAGTTTGATATGAATACCTTGATGACGGTAGCCATATTAGGAGCATCTGCTATTGGAGAATGGGGCGAAGGAGCAACTGTTGTTATCCTGTTTGCAGTTAGCGAAGCATTAGAAAGATACTCAATGGATAAAGCTCGTAATTCTATCCAATCCCTAATGGATATAGCACCAAAAGAAGCTCTTATTCGTAGAGGAAATAAAGAGATTACGGTTCAAGTTGATGACATTCAAATAGACGACATTATGATAGTAAAACCAGGTCAGAAACTTGCAATGGATGGGATTGTTGTAAAAGGAACATCTACTATCAATCAAGCGGCCATTACGGGTGAATCTGTACCAGTAGTAAAAAAAGTCAATGAAGAGGTATATGCTGGTACGTTGAATGAAGAAGGATTATTAGAGGTAAAAGTTACGAAACGTGTTGAGGATACCACTCTTTCCAAAATCATTCATATGGTGGAGGAAGCACAAGTGGAAAAAGCACCATCCCAGGCGTTTGTAGACAAATTTGCAAAGTATTATACACCAGGAATTATTATTATTGCCCTATTACTGGCAGTAGTTCCTCCCCTATTCTTAAACGGAGATTGGCAGGAGTGGATTTATAGAGGTTTGGCAGTTCTTGTTGTAGGTTGTCCTTGTGCGTTGGTCATTTCAACACCAGTATCCATTGTAACTGCCATAGGAAATGGAGCGAAAAATGGTGTTTTGATAAAAGGTGGAATTCACTTAGAAGAAACAGGGGCATTAAAAGTTATTGCATTTGATAAAACTGGAACACTTACAAAAGGTCTTCCTTCTGTTACAGATATTGTCGCTTTTAATGAAGAAGAACAAAAAATAATGACGATTACATCTGCAATTGAAAAGGGGTCACAGCATCCGTTAGCTTCAGCCATTATAAGAAAAGCTGAAGCCGATAATTTACCTTATAAAGATGTGAATATAGAGAACTTCCAGTCGATTACAGGAAAAGGTGTAAAAGCAGATATCGATGGAACGACTTATTATGTAGGTAGTCCAAATTTATTCGAGGAATTATATAGCATAGAAAAGAATATTAAACAACAGATAACTAATATGCAAGAGCAAGGAAAAACAGTGATGGTCTTAGGAACTTCTAAAGAGATTATGTCTCTTATTGCAGTGGCAGATGAAGTAAGGGAGAGTTCTAAAGAGGCAATTCGTAAACTTCATCAAATTGGCATTGAAAAGACGGTCATGCTTACAGGAGATAATGAAGGAACAGCTAAAGCAATCGGTAAAGAAGTTGGTGTCATGGAGATACAAGCTGAACTTTTACCAGAAGATAAGTTAGTCTATATTAAACAGCTTCGTAGTAAATATGATAAAGTAGCAATGGTCGGAGACGGAGTAAACGATGCACCTGCCCTTGCATCTGCAACAGTGGGTATAGCAATGGGCGGAGCTGGAACGGACACAGCATTAGAGACTGCGGATATTGCTTTGATGTCTGATGATTTAAGTAAACTTCCATATACAATCAAACTAAGTCGAAAAGCGTTGGCAATCATTAAGCAAAATATTACTTTTTCATTAGGCATTAAGTTACTTGCCTTGGTACTTATTGTTCCAGGCTGGTTGACATTGTGGTTAGCCATCTTTGCAGATATGGGAGCAACATTGATTGTTACCCTAAACAGTTTAAGATTATTGAAAGTAAAGGAATAA
- the merA gene encoding mercury(II) reductase: MKKYRIKIEGMTCTGCEEHVAVALENIGAKNIKANFSRGEAVFELPDNKEIETAKRAINEAKYQPGEIEDVLSKEDVDLGNEGDYDLLIIGSGGAAFSAAIKAIEYGAKVGMIERGTVGGTCVNIGCVPSKTLLRAGEINHLAKSNPFIGLQTSAGEVELAPLVKQKNELVSELRNQKYVNLIDKYGFDLIEGEAKFVDESIVEVNGRKLSAKRFLIATGASPSLPPIAGLEEVDYLTSTTLLELKKVPKRLTVIGSGYIGMELGQLFHHLGSEVTLMQRSERLLKEYDPEISEAVERALTEQGINLIKGATFERVEQEGEIKKVYVTVEGKRKIIESEQLLVATGRKPNTDSLNLSVAGVEVGNRKEIKINEYAQTSNEKIYSAGDVTLGPQFVYVAAYEGGIVADNAIGGLNKKLDLSVVPGVTFTNPSIATVGLTEEQAKEKGYDVKTSVLPLEAVPRAIVNRETTGVFKIVADAKTLKILGVHVVSENAGDVIYAGTLAVKFGLTVEDLKESLAPYLTMAEGLKLASLTFDKDVSKLSCCAG, translated from the coding sequence ATGAAAAAATATCGGATAAAGATTGAGGGAATGACTTGTACAGGGTGTGAAGAGCATGTAGCTGTCGCACTTGAAAATATAGGAGCTAAAAACATAAAAGCTAATTTTAGTCGTGGTGAAGCTGTATTTGAATTACCTGATAATAAAGAGATTGAAACTGCCAAAAGAGCTATCAATGAAGCAAAATATCAACCTGGTGAAATAGAAGATGTGTTATCAAAGGAAGATGTGGATTTAGGTAATGAAGGTGATTATGACCTGCTTATTATCGGTTCTGGTGGAGCGGCCTTTTCGGCCGCCATTAAAGCAATAGAATATGGGGCAAAAGTTGGGATGATTGAGCGTGGAACGGTTGGGGGAACATGCGTAAATATTGGTTGTGTTCCTTCAAAAACCCTTTTACGAGCTGGGGAAATCAATCATTTAGCAAAATCAAATCCATTTATTGGGTTACAAACATCTGCTGGAGAAGTAGAATTAGCACCGTTAGTAAAGCAAAAGAATGAATTGGTTAGTGAACTCCGCAATCAAAAATATGTTAATTTAATTGATAAATATGGATTTGATTTAATTGAGGGTGAAGCTAAATTTGTTGATGAAAGTATAGTTGAGGTAAATGGAAGAAAACTTTCAGCAAAACGCTTTTTAATCGCAACAGGTGCTTCTCCATCTTTACCACCGATTGCAGGACTTGAAGAAGTAGATTATTTAACAAGTACAACGCTACTTGAATTAAAAAAAGTTCCAAAACGCTTAACGGTAATTGGTTCAGGGTATATTGGAATGGAACTTGGGCAACTTTTTCATCATTTAGGTTCGGAAGTTACACTTATGCAAAGAAGTGAGCGTCTATTAAAAGAATATGACCCTGAGATTTCTGAAGCAGTGGAAAGAGCTTTAACAGAACAGGGTATAAACCTAATAAAAGGGGCAACTTTTGAGCGTGTGGAACAAGAAGGAGAAATAAAAAAGGTTTATGTAACGGTTGAAGGAAAACGAAAAATAATTGAATCAGAGCAACTCCTTGTTGCAACAGGTAGAAAACCAAATACAGATTCTCTAAATTTAAGTGTAGCAGGTGTTGAAGTGGGAAACCGCAAAGAAATAAAAATAAATGAATATGCTCAAACAAGTAATGAAAAGATTTATTCTGCTGGGGATGTAACACTTGGACCACAATTTGTGTATGTAGCGGCCTATGAAGGTGGAATTGTCGCTGATAATGCAATTGGTGGGTTAAATAAAAAATTAGATTTATCGGTTGTACCAGGTGTTACATTTACAAATCCTTCGATTGCAACCGTTGGTTTAACAGAAGAACAAGCAAAAGAAAAAGGATATGATGTCAAAACATCTGTATTACCTTTAGAAGCTGTTCCAAGAGCAATTGTGAATCGTGAAACCACAGGTGTATTCAAAATAGTGGCAGATGCGAAAACATTAAAGATATTAGGAGTCCATGTTGTATCTGAAAATGCTGGTGATGTAATTTATGCAGGAACATTAGCTGTGAAATTTGGTCTAACTGTTGAAGACTTAAAGGAAAGCCTTGCACCATACTTAACAATGGCAGAAGGGTTAAAGTTGGCTTCTCTTACGTTTGATAAAGACGTTTCAAAATTATCTTGTTGTGCAGGATAG
- the merR gene encoding Hg(II)-responsive transcriptional regulator, which translates to MSYRISEFADKCRVNKETIRYYERKNLLQEPSRTNSGYRTYSEDDVKRVGFIKRMQELGFSLNEIYKLLGVVDKDEIRCQDMFEFVSKKEEEVKKQIEDLKRIERMLKDLKKRCPDEKELHECPIIEALIED; encoded by the coding sequence TTGAGTTATCGTATTAGTGAATTTGCGGATAAGTGTAGGGTTAATAAAGAAACCATTAGATACTACGAACGAAAGAATTTATTACAAGAACCTTCTCGAACAAATTCAGGTTATCGGACATATTCAGAGGATGATGTTAAGCGTGTAGGGTTTATTAAACGAATGCAAGAGCTTGGTTTTTCTTTGAATGAAATTTATAAATTACTTGGGGTTGTAGATAAAGATGAAATTCGATGCCAGGACATGTTTGAATTTGTATCAAAAAAAGAAGAAGAAGTTAAAAAACAAATAGAAGATTTAAAGCGTATTGAACGCATGTTGAAAGATTTAAAGAAAAGATGTCCAGATGAAAAGGAGTTACATGAATGCCCCATTATTGAAGCGTTGATTGAGGACTAA
- a CDS encoding class I SAM-dependent methyltransferase: MNSTWNQIIYKVWSPFYDQFFNKGIFLKARREVFKDIEWVQEERVLFVGCGTGADLEYVPHNDIDITAIDFSSDMLDKAREKFHHTDITFLQMDAQDLTFPDESFDIVIASLLLSVVPNPHKCMEEMIRVTKPKGRILIFDKFVPENQELSLFKRGIRPLISLLGTDIGLRFEQVANPFSKQLSIQMDSPIMLNGMYRKIIGIKIQNDKKVRN; the protein is encoded by the coding sequence ATGAATAGCACATGGAATCAAATTATCTATAAAGTATGGTCGCCATTTTATGACCAATTTTTCAATAAAGGAATTTTTTTAAAAGCAAGAAGAGAGGTATTTAAGGATATAGAATGGGTTCAGGAGGAAAGGGTACTCTTCGTAGGTTGTGGTACAGGTGCAGATTTAGAGTATGTCCCTCATAATGATATCGACATAACAGCCATTGATTTTTCCAGTGACATGCTGGATAAAGCAAGAGAAAAGTTTCATCATACAGATATTACATTCCTGCAAATGGATGCACAGGATTTAACATTTCCTGATGAATCTTTTGACATTGTAATAGCAAGTTTACTTCTTTCTGTTGTCCCAAATCCTCATAAGTGTATGGAAGAGATGATTAGAGTAACGAAACCTAAAGGGAGAATATTGATATTTGATAAATTCGTTCCTGAGAACCAAGAACTATCCCTTTTCAAAAGGGGAATAAGACCGCTTATCTCCTTGTTGGGTACAGATATTGGATTGAGATTTGAACAAGTGGCTAATCCATTTTCTAAGCAATTATCCATACAAATGGATTCACCAATTATGCTAAATGGTATGTACAGAAAAATTATTGGAATTAAAATCCAAAATGATAAAAAAGTAAGGAATTAA